In a genomic window of Acropora muricata isolate sample 2 chromosome 2, ASM3666990v1, whole genome shotgun sequence:
- the LOC136893415 gene encoding uncharacterized protein: MVLAFALLLLFDIFPVLIGQFSNSQEGCRQMEFAHISQGKRLTTHVIRTEDVLDGDFCEVLCYMEPSCVSYNLRVKASNDGKYKCELNNSTTEGKPDKLEADPEFVYRGTKDNCLNNLCERHSTCQTGFTKKRYHCLCSAGFTGPYCETDIDECAFDATCSPNANCENTFGSYICNCNPEYYGDGKNCEQAHSCKEIYDRNILIDNGAYSIKVGGQTIDVYCHMKATADENACGDGGWTLVMKTDGTKKTFRYDSPLWVNQMGHDIQGGKTGFDNEETKLPTYWNTPFSKICLAMKTDGANNINFIILNTKASSLYSLIADGNHRPTNLSHLAWRSLIGPGAELLKYCNKEGFNVRSIVNDRARARIGIISNDFDNCNHCNSRIGFGTAGESNVHTCGFMLFKNGLAAMGYIFKQEHFYEFFSAARLQLCLVMWFLLVFIIPLQWVNIFAQFWNLEDDCRQMEFKHTFDGKRLKNHVIRKATVVDAEFCEHLCFMESNCDSYNLKKSAMSDGKFMCELNNSTFEGQKGKMETDPRYLYRGIENACLQNSCQNNASCQTGFTQKGYRCVCTDGFRGSYCDKGYASCKEIYDRFKTSENRKYLLQLPSGKLHAYCHMSNHGLGPCGGGGWTLVMKIDGHKQTFRFDSKLWNNKEGLNISAGQTLFDNQETKLPIYWNTNFSKICLGMKNGHNTYFTVISKEASSLFSLIADGEYRSTSLGRDKWKSLIGSEGSLQTNCGKEGFNAKCDNPNYSKARIGILGNNENNCGSCDSRIGFGIAGRETKPNTCGIRAKHNTDNGNKNIQTMGYILVQ, from the exons ATGGTATTGGCTTTTGCGCTCTTGTTGTTATTCGATATTTTCCCGGTGCTCATCGGACAATTTAGTAATTCACAAG AGGGGTGTCGCCAAATGGAGTTTGCACATATATCACAAGGAAAGCGGTTGACAACTCATGTTATCCGTACAGAGGACGTCTTAGATGGGGATTTTTGCGAGGTACTTTGTTACATGGAACCCAGTTGTGTCAGTTACAACTTGAGAGTGAAGGCGAGTAATGATGGAAAATACAAATGTGAGCTGAATAATTCAACAACTGAAGGAAAACCAGACAAATTGGAGGCAGATCCGGAGTTTGTATATCGTGGAACAAAG GATAACTGCCTGAACAACCTTTGCGAGAGGCATTCAACTTGTCAAACTggttttacaaaaaaaagataCCACTGTTTATGTAGTGCTGGTTTTACGGGCCCTTACTGCGAAACAG ACATTgatgaatgtgcttttgacgcGACGTGCAGTCCTAATGCAAATTGCGAAAATACTTTTGGATCCTACATATGCAATTGTAACCCGGAATATTACGGGGATGGCAAGAATTGTGAGCAAG CGCACTCATGCAAAGAAATCTATGACAGAAACAT ATTAATAGACAACGGAGCTTATTCAATAAAAGTTGGAGGCCAAACAATCGATGTTTACTGTCACATGAAAGCCACAGCTGACGAAAACGCATGCGGAGATGGTGGATGGACGCTGGTCATGAAGACTGATGGAACAAAG AAAACCTTTCGCTACGATTCTCCGTTGTGGGTCAACCAAATGGGCCACGACATCCAAGGAGGGAAGACTGGGTTCGACAACGAAGAAACAAAACTGCCAACCTACTGGAACACACCCTTCAGCAAGATTTGTCTGGCCATGAAGACTGACGGGGCAAATAACATCAACTTTATCATATTGAACACGAAGGCCTCATCATTATATTCATTGATTGCCGACGGAAATCACAGGCCGACCAACTTAAGTCATTTAGCATGGCGATCACTGATTGGTCCAGGAGCCGAATTGCTAAAATACTGTAACAAGGAGGGGTTTAACGTTCGTAGTATCGTAAATGACCGGGCAAGGGCAAGAATCGGAATCATTAGTAACGACTTTGACAACTGCAATCATTGTAACTCTAGAATTGGTTTTGGTACGGCTGGAGAGAGCAACGTTCACACTTGTGGGTTCATGCTGTTTAAAAACGGCTTAGCAGCCATGGGATACATCTTT AAACAGGAACACTTTTACGAATTCTTCAGCGCCGCGAGACTTCAACTTTGTTTAGTTATGTGGTTTCTTCTTGTCTTCATCATTCCTTTGCAATGGGTTAACATCTTTGCACAATTTTGGAACTTAGAAG aTGACTGCCGGCAAATGGAGTTCAAACACACGTTTGACGGGAAACGCTTGAAAAATCACGTCATTCGAAAAGCAACCGTTGTGGACGCTGAATTCTGTGAGCACCTTTGCTTCATGGAATCTAACTGCGATAGTTATAACTTGAAAAAGTCGGCAATGAGTGATGGAAAATTCATGTGTGAACTTAATAACTCAACTTTTGAAGGACAAAAAGGCAAAATGGAGACAGATCCGAGGTATCTTTATCGTGGAATCGAG AATGCATGCTTACAAAACTCATGCCAAAACAATGCATCTTGTCAAACTGGTTTTACACAGAAGGGATACCGCTGTGTATGCACTGATGGATTCAGAGGCTCATACTGTGACAAAG GATATGCTTCATGCAAAGAAATTTATGACAGATTCAA GACttcagaaaacagaaaatacCTTCTGCAGTTGCCTTCTGGGAAGCTACACGCCTACTGTCACATGTCAAACCACGGACTTGGACCCTGTGGAGGTGGAGGATGGACGCTGGTCATGAAAATTGACGGCCATAAG CAAACGTTTCGATTTGACTCGAAACTCTGGAACAACAAGGAAGGGCTGAATATATCAGCTGGACAGACGTTGTTTGACAATCAAGAGACAAAATTACCCATCTATTGGAACACAAATTTCTCAAAGATCTGTCTCGGTATGAAGAATGGACATAACACCTACTTCACAGTTATCTCTAAGGAGGCCAGCTCCTTGTTTTCGCTAATCGCCGATGGTGAATATCGCTCTACATCACTGGGTCGTGACAAGTGGAAGTCTTTGATCGGTTCTGAAGGGTCTTTGCAAACAAATTGCGGAAAGGAGGGGTTCAACGCCAAATGTGACAATCCAAATTATTCAAAAGCAAGGATCGGTATCCTTGGAAACAACGAAAACAATTGTGGGTCATGTGACTCCAGAATCGGATTCGGAATTGCAGGGAGGGAAACTAAACCTAACACTTGTGGGATCAGGGCAAAACACAATACAGATAACGGAAACAAGAACATTCAAACCATGGGGTACATCTTGGTGCAGTAA